The window CAACAACACCTTTACATTTTGATCTAGCGCAAACTTCGACCTAGATACCCCCTAAGAGGTATATGTTTAGCGGGATTAAGTCACTAAGTTTGACCATGGAGATGTCGTGATTTACAACAATAATGCAACACGGAGATGAGATGATGAAGAAGATGACAGGTAAGTCCTTTGCACTAAGTGCACTGGTTGCCGCCAGCTTCATGGCGGCGGGCGCAATGGCGAGTGATAAAACAGAGCCTCGTAACGAAGTTTATAAAGACAAATTTGCTAATCAATACGCCAGTTGGCATGACACAGATAAAAGCACTGAGAATACCGATGTGTTAGCCTCGGACCCGAGCTTAGTCGTGCTGTGGGCAGGTTATGGTTTTGCGAAAGATTACAACGCACCACGTGGCCACATGTATGCCATTACGGATGTGCGTAACACTCTGCGTACTGGCGCACCAGCCAACGCGGAAGATGGTCCAATGCCTATGGCTTGTTGGAGTTGTAAGAGCCCTGATGTACCTCGCTTAATTGAAGAGCAAGGTGAAGATGGTTACTTTAAAGGTAAATGGGCCAAGGGCGGCCCAGAAGTCGTCAATACTATAGGCTGTGGTGACTGCCATGAAAAAGGCACGCCAAAACTGCGTATCTCCCGTCCCTTTGCTGAACGTGGTATGGAAGCATTAGGCACACCCTTTGCCAAAGCGTCTAAAAAAGACAAGCAATCAATGGTCTGTGGTCAGTGCCACGTTGAATACTACTTCGAGAAAAAAGAAGGCAGAAAAGGTTTCGTTAAATTCCCTTGGGATATGGGCACAACCGTTGAGCAAATGGAAACCTATTACGACGGTATTGAGTTCTCCGACTGGACGCATGCGCTGTCTAAAACCCCTATGTTAAAAGCGCAGCACCCTGGCTATGAAACTTGGAAACTCGGTGTTCATGGTAAGAATGATGTGAGCTGTGTTGATTGCCACATGCCAAAAGTGACCAACGACAAAGGTCGTAAGTACACAGATCATAAAGTGGGTAACCCATTTGATCGTTTTGAAGAAACCTGCGCGACGTGCCACAGCCAAAGTAAAGAGTTCTTAGTCGGTCTGACCAACGAACGTAAAGCTAAAGTGAAAGAGCTAAAAGGCCGCGCCGAAGCGCAACTGGTGAAAGCGCACTTTGAAGCCGCTGCCGCTTGGAAAGCCGGTGCAACTGAAGCGGAAATGAAGCCCATTCTAACCGATATCCGTCATTCACAATGGCGTTGGGACTATGCGATTGCTTCACACGGCGCTGCTGCGCATGCCCCTGAAGAAGTCTTACGCATCCTAGGCACAGCGGTAGATAAAGCGGCAGATGCGCGGGTTAAATTAGCGCAACTGTTAGCGAAAAAAGGCATCACAGATCCTATCGCGATCCCAGATATTTCTACTAAAGCCAAGGCACAAGCCGCTTTAGGTATGGACATGGAAAAAATGAATGCAGAGAAAGAAGTATTTAAGAAAGACATGTTACCTAAGTGGGATGAAGAAGCGAAAAAACGCGAGGCCACTTATAAATAATACTTAAGTAGACTTCAAAATAATAAAAAGCTCCTATATAGGGTAATGCCGTTCACTTAAGAGTGAACGGCATTTTTCTTTGGTCTAACCGGAAACTTGTTTTTACTCATTTTAAGGACTCTTGGATAAGCCCTTTCCCGTTTACCATCCAACTTAAATTGCCGTGCATTGCGTTCTATATCCAATACGTCTCTCGGGACATTCCCCGGTGTTTGTGATGGCAGTTGTGTCAACTTGAAGATGATATAACTCGCCGCATCCCTAAAACTCAGTTGATTAGGATGGACCGATGGCAAGCTTTTAGCCATCAGCAACATCTTATATCTAATGAGATTATAGGCCAGTAGCACGCCCCACAACTCTTGAGTCACCAGCTCCGGTAGTTGACTGCGTAGCGTAAAACGACTCTCCAACAGATGTTGTTTCATCTCTCTGTAGCCCAGTTCGATTTCCCATCGATGGGCATATAAGTCGACGATGTCTTCGCTGGGGTAACGCATCGGGTCTGTCAACGAGGTCAAAATGGCGACTGACTTACCTTTCACTGTCTTAGTGAGTAAACGCGCTTCAAGGGTATCAGGGAGCTGCGGCCATTTCTTTCTGGCTTGAGGCGTGGTGGTGAGTTTCACCCACTGGTCATGTTTTCCCAATGTTCGAACCACCTCATATTGAGTGCCTTTCTTCAATGGCAACAACCAGTGGCTATCAGGTTGCGCTTGCTGCCAAGCATGTAACAGGCCGAGCGAGTAAAATCCTCGATCAAATAGGGTTAGGCTGTGATTGGGAATGCTAGGAATGAGCTGAGATGCTAAGTTCATTTCATTTTCGGCAACCGAATCAAAGGCGCTGTTGACCAACAAATGGCTGCTTAACTCCATCAAGCAAACCATGCGAATTTGCGGATAAGCCGCTTCGCCTGAAGCGTTTGCGGTGCGCGCAAAGGCGGCTTGATTTTGGACACTATCGGGTGTCCGCCACACTACACCGTCAACACCATACAAGTTAAGACCGCACCAATGAGGATGTTCAGCTCTCGCGTGCCAGGTATTAGCGCTGCGACTAAACACTTCTCGAATAACCTCGCTGCCCAATCGTTTTCGAGCCTGAGTCACGGCGCTGCGTGCAACATAATCAATCTCTTGCGGCAAAACAATGTCGAGTTTGTTGATGAGTGACCGAATAGATTCCCCTCGGAACAAAGCCATTCCGATAACGGCCCAAATCATCGCATCCATCGGCAATTTACGCCGTCTTAATGTCGCAACGCCCTGAGAGTCCAAACAAGATTGAATTAACTCAGGTTCTAACACATCAGCTAAGCAGGTGAATTCGGTTAGGCGGGTAATATGAGTGCGGGCGAGTGCTTCTGAGAGTTGCATAAAAAAATCCGATGACAAGAGGTCATCGGATTTTGATCTTTTCAGCGAGATCGTCAAGTGATCTGTCTTAACTGATCGGCATTACCTATATAGGGAGCTTTTTTATATCCTTTATTAAAGGATAAATATTAAATTTTTATTTCAATTATATATTTTTTGCATTAAGGTGTGCGCCGCTAGGAGAGCAGGTTCGTTTAAATATAAATTTAAATGGATATTAATGATAATGGAATAAGCAATACTGAGATTGTTTCTTCGTTATCTTCATCTTTTACTCCTAGCTTATAATCATATAAGGGAATACTTTGATGAAAAAAATTACCGCGCTAGCAATATTATTAGGTTTCGTAAGTGTTAATGCCGCTGCTGCACAAGATAATCCATATCAGCATGAAGCAGGCCTAAAATATAGCGCAAATTCTGAAGAGTTCAGCGATGGTCTGTGGAACGCGAATTATCGTTACTACATTAGCCCAGTTGACCAAACTAAAGGTCCTTATGCGCTTAATGGATTTTTAGCTCAAACGTCTAATGTTGGCGTTAATTACAGCAATTATGATGAATCAGATTTAGATACCATTGGTGTTGATGGCGCTTATGTATTTGCTTCTAAATGGTTTATTGCTGCTAACTATCAACGTTCTGAAATCGGCAGTTTTGACTGGAACACTTACGGTGCAGAAGTCGGTTATTACTTCAACGATAGCTCTGCAGTATCTGCTTTCTATAACGATGGCAGCGATAGCATCGAAGAGTCATACGGTTTAAAAGTGCGTAGCTTTATTGCACTGCAATCAACCACTGGTGTTGATTTGAGCGCAAACTGGACACATCAAGATTCTGACGACACATTCAATTTAGGTGCTGATTGGTATGTGACTAAGTCATGGTCTGTTGGTCTAGGCTATACCGATGATGGTCATGATGATACTTTCGTATTGAAAACCGCTTATTGGTTACGTCTGTCTGATAGCTTCTCTGCAAACTTTGAGTTAGCTAGAGAATTAGATTCAGATGCTGATGGTGTATTTATTGGTTTAGGTTTGACTGGTCGTTTCTAATTTAATTTTTGTAACGATTATTTAATATAAAGGTCACAAGTTAATGTGACCCTTATTCTTTTACTCTAAATGAATTTAAGACTATTTTATCAGTTTTAATAATGCCCTAAAGCGCTCGCCTTGGGCTTGATGTTGTAATTCAAATAATAGCGATTCCACGTTAGTTAATAAGGCGCCTCTGGTCGTCATCATCTGAATACCCAGTTGTTTATTATCGGCACTGCGTGACGAGACGCCATCTGCCACGAGATGCACCGAATATTGCTGTTCTATAAGGTCACAACAGGTTTGATAAACACACACATGGGTTTCAATGCCCGCCAGTATGACGTGTTTACGATTTGTCTTAGTGAGTGCCTGCGCAAACTCTTCACAGTGCCAACCGCTAAAATGTTGCTTGGCAATGGGGGAGCCGGTTTTCTCCAGTAAGGTTTGAAGCCCTGGACTGGTTGCTCCGAGTTTATCGGGTAGCTGTTCTAACCACAGTATGGGTATTTCAAATAATTGTGCACCTTGGATTAAGGTCTGTAGTTGTTGGTGCAGCTTGTCACTGTTATCCATGATTTGTGCAAGTTTTCCCTGCACATCGACGATAACGAGAACACATTCTTCGGGTTTTAACATCGGGCCTTCCTTCTGCGCTTGATGATTGTCTTAGTGATGATCTTCGCTTTTGTCTAAGAGCTTGTGCTGTGATGCTCAGGTTTCATCTCGATTTACGCTTCCCCCAGTAGACCCCAATTTAACCTTGTTACCAATAGGCCTAAGGTCGAATAGCTGCTGCACTTAAACTGCTCACTAAAAGAGTGCGTTGCACTTGTTTGTGCTCGATTATGGTGCATTTTTAACCTTTAAAAATAACATTTTTTAGTTAAAGTTTAAAATAATCAGTAAGTTAAATTGTTGGCCTAATGATTGAATTAACTTTGATACAAGTTAATAACAATCGCGTTTTTTTGGAGGTCAGGATGAAACTAGTCAGCGCTATCATCAAGCCATTTAAGTTGGATGATGTCCGTGAAGCTATCGCCGGAATAGGTATTGAAGGCATGACGGTGACCGAAGTTAAAGGTTTTGGCCGTCAAAAAGGGCACACAGAGCTGTATCGTGGCGCCGAGTATCAGGTGGATTTTTTGCCAAAAGTAAAACTAGAAATTGCCACTAAGGCTGAAAATCTCGACATGTTGATTGAGGCCATTACCACTGCGGCCCATACGGGGAAAATTGGCGACGGTAAGATCTTCGTCGTCGACTTAGAACAAGCTATCCGTATCCGTACGGGTGAACTCGATACAGAAGCGCTATAAGGGGCTGACAATGGAAGAATTAACAAAATTAGGCGGCACAGTCACTGAACTACGCTTTGCACTCGATACCTTTTACTTTTTGATTTCTGGTGCGTTAGTTATGTGGATGGCGGCGGGATTCGCCATGTTAGAAGCGGGTTTAGTTCGCTCTAAAAACACCACTGAAATTTTAACTAAGAACGTTGTTTTGTACGCGATTGCCTGTGTGATGTATCTGCTGGTTGGCTACAACATCATGTATGTGGATAACACTGAAGGGGGTTGGTTGCCATCGATTGGTACCTTAATCGGTTCTCAATCATCAGATGCGAGCCATGCATTAGAATCTGACTTCTTCTTCCAAGTGGTGTTTGTGGCAACGGCGATGTCAATTGTCTCTGGCGCTGTGGCGGAACGGATGAAGTTATGGGCTTTCCTGTTCTTCTCTGTGGTGATGACAGCGGTTATCTATCCAGTAGAAGGGTATTGGACTTGGGGCCAAGGTTTTATCTCTAAACTGGGCTTTGTGGACTTTGCCGGTAGCGGTATTGTGCACATGACAGGTGCGACGGCGGCGATTGCGGGTGTGTTGTTGCTCGGTGCGCGTAAGGGTAAATATGGCCCTAACGGTCAAGTGAATCCTATCCCTGGCTCTAATTTGCCGATGGCAACCTTAGGTATGTTTATTCTGTGGATGGGCTGGTTTGGCTTCAACGGTGGCTCGCAATTAATGGTGTCGGATGCGGCGAATGCGAGCTCAGTGGCAAAAGTGTTTGTTAATACCAATACTGCGGCGGCATTCGGTGCTATCTCTGCGCTTATCGTGTGTAAGATGATTTGGGGTAAAGCGGATTTAACCATGATACTCAACGGTATTTTGGCGGGTTTAGTGGCGATTACTGCAGATCCTCTTTCACCTTCACTGCTAATGGCGGGTGTGATTGGCTTAGTTGCGGGCGGCGTGGTGGTGTTCTCGATTGTGGGCTTAGATCGCATTAAGATTGACGATCCAGTGGGCGCGATTTCAGTACACGGCGTGGCTGGCTTCCTTGGTCTAATGTGTGTGCCATTATCCAACGCTGATGCGACTATTACTGGGCAGTTGACCGGTGCAGCCTTCATCTTTACTTGGGTATTCTGTTCATCCTTTGTGGTTTGGTATGTGATTAAGAAAACCATGGGGATCCGTGTGACAGAGGAAGAAGAATACAATGGTATGGATGCGTCTGATTGCGGTATCGATGCGTATCCAGAGTTTGTTACGGTTAAAAATGCTGGCTAAGTAAACTGGCGAATTAATTGTGATTCAACTTGATGCCTAGCGTGGATCGAGGGATAGTAAAGCAGAGCTTAGGCTCTGCTTTTTATATGGGTCATCGCAATGGTTGAAGCTCAATTAGTTTAAGGGGGAAGGCATAAGTCGGTTGCCGAGTATTACTGTTTCCTTGCAGCATTATTTACCTGCACCATTTACTGCACGAATAAAGGAGTGAACTATGAGTTTAAATGCCACAGCTGTCGGTCAATTTACGCGACTCAGTCTTATCGTCATTTCTGGCTTGATATCAGTATCTGCCTTAGCAGGAGAAGTCATAGTTAACCGCTCGAGTGAGTCTGTCGATGCCTTTGCTGTGCGCGATCAAGTGCTCAAGGATTTTGAGTGGCAGGAGTCGCTGCGTCGTCAGCAGCAGATCCAAATTCTGCAGGCTTTACCTTTAGGTTGTATTACTGTGATGAAGCCCTATCGCTATTTCACCTGTGGGGAACATAACTATCGGCCGTACAATTACCAGCAGCGCGAGTTATACATAGAGGTTGATCGACCTTCGCAGTAGCTAACTTGCTAAATCACTTACCGTTATTTTTTAACGATAGCGATTGTCATTTTTTGTAACCATTTTATGTCGTCTTTTTCGCCATTTGTAATAAGCTCAAATAGGAGCTAATGGTGTGGGAGGACATATGTCGAAACTATTCCGAGCCGTATACCTGAGTGCCATCATGGGCACTGCACTCAGTCAGTTGTTTGCCTGTAGCTCGACGACCATCGAGCCTGATCCGTCTGATCTTGAGTCGCTACTTGCCGATTCACTGTTTTCCCCTGTCGCCGATATTCCTTCAGTTGCGGATATTTTTTATTTGCCGCCAGAGGTGGTGACAGACGTAAAGCGTAGCTATGACAAATACACTTTTTCCCACAATAACGCCATGTTAGCCAACGAATGGTTAGCCAGTTATATCAATGCCAGTCAAACCAATAGCGCTAAAATTGATTTTCGCTATCAAGATAACCTGACCCAAATTGCCCGTGAAACCTACGCCCAAAGGGCGGGGAATTGCATGTCCTTAGTGGTAATGACTTCTGCGCTGGCGGACATATTGAATGTGGGCGCTGAGTATCAAGATATCGCTATTGAACCCGTATGGGACAAGCAAGGGGATTTCTATTTAATCAATGGTCATGTGAACTTACGCTTACTTCCGCCCGAGAATTTGCATTCAGTCTATGTGTCATCTTCGGCAATCTTAGTGGACTTTATGCCTGAGCGCGCCCTACGAGGATATGGTAAGACCCGAGTGAATAAGCAGACCTTAATCAGCATGTTTTACAACAACATGGCGGCAGAGTCTTTAGTGAATGGCGATTTAGACAGAGCCTATGCCCTCATCAAAGCGGGTTTAAACGTCGGTCAGTTTGTGCCCTCACTCAATACGCTCGCCATCATTTATCGGCATAAAGGGGA of the Shewanella baltica genome contains:
- the nrfA gene encoding ammonia-forming nitrite reductase cytochrome c552 subunit, whose amino-acid sequence is MMKKMTGKSFALSALVAASFMAAGAMASDKTEPRNEVYKDKFANQYASWHDTDKSTENTDVLASDPSLVVLWAGYGFAKDYNAPRGHMYAITDVRNTLRTGAPANAEDGPMPMACWSCKSPDVPRLIEEQGEDGYFKGKWAKGGPEVVNTIGCGDCHEKGTPKLRISRPFAERGMEALGTPFAKASKKDKQSMVCGQCHVEYYFEKKEGRKGFVKFPWDMGTTVEQMETYYDGIEFSDWTHALSKTPMLKAQHPGYETWKLGVHGKNDVSCVDCHMPKVTNDKGRKYTDHKVGNPFDRFEETCATCHSQSKEFLVGLTNERKAKVKELKGRAEAQLVKAHFEAAAAWKAGATEAEMKPILTDIRHSQWRWDYAIASHGAAAHAPEEVLRILGTAVDKAADARVKLAQLLAKKGITDPIAIPDISTKAKAQAALGMDMEKMNAEKEVFKKDMLPKWDEEAKKREATYK
- a CDS encoding IS4-like element ISSba6 family transposase; this translates as MQLSEALARTHITRLTEFTCLADVLEPELIQSCLDSQGVATLRRRKLPMDAMIWAVIGMALFRGESIRSLINKLDIVLPQEIDYVARSAVTQARKRLGSEVIREVFSRSANTWHARAEHPHWCGLNLYGVDGVVWRTPDSVQNQAAFARTANASGEAAYPQIRMVCLMELSSHLLVNSAFDSVAENEMNLASQLIPSIPNHSLTLFDRGFYSLGLLHAWQQAQPDSHWLLPLKKGTQYEVVRTLGKHDQWVKLTTTPQARKKWPQLPDTLEARLLTKTVKGKSVAILTSLTDPMRYPSEDIVDLYAHRWEIELGYREMKQHLLESRFTLRSQLPELVTQELWGVLLAYNLIRYKMLLMAKSLPSVHPNQLSFRDAASYIIFKLTQLPSQTPGNVPRDVLDIERNARQFKLDGKRERAYPRVLKMSKNKFPVRPKKNAVHS
- a CDS encoding putative porin codes for the protein MKKITALAILLGFVSVNAAAAQDNPYQHEAGLKYSANSEEFSDGLWNANYRYYISPVDQTKGPYALNGFLAQTSNVGVNYSNYDESDLDTIGVDGAYVFASKWFIAANYQRSEIGSFDWNTYGAEVGYYFNDSSAVSAFYNDGSDSIEESYGLKVRSFIALQSTTGVDLSANWTHQDSDDTFNLGADWYVTKSWSVGLGYTDDGHDDTFVLKTAYWLRLSDSFSANFELARELDSDADGVFIGLGLTGRF
- a CDS encoding hydrolase; translation: MLKPEECVLVIVDVQGKLAQIMDNSDKLHQQLQTLIQGAQLFEIPILWLEQLPDKLGATSPGLQTLLEKTGSPIAKQHFSGWHCEEFAQALTKTNRKHVILAGIETHVCVYQTCCDLIEQQYSVHLVADGVSSRSADNKQLGIQMMTTRGALLTNVESLLFELQHQAQGERFRALLKLIK
- a CDS encoding P-II family nitrogen regulator, producing the protein MKLVSAIIKPFKLDDVREAIAGIGIEGMTVTEVKGFGRQKGHTELYRGAEYQVDFLPKVKLEIATKAENLDMLIEAITTAAHTGKIGDGKIFVVDLEQAIRIRTGELDTEAL
- a CDS encoding ammonium transporter — protein: MEELTKLGGTVTELRFALDTFYFLISGALVMWMAAGFAMLEAGLVRSKNTTEILTKNVVLYAIACVMYLLVGYNIMYVDNTEGGWLPSIGTLIGSQSSDASHALESDFFFQVVFVATAMSIVSGAVAERMKLWAFLFFSVVMTAVIYPVEGYWTWGQGFISKLGFVDFAGSGIVHMTGATAAIAGVLLLGARKGKYGPNGQVNPIPGSNLPMATLGMFILWMGWFGFNGGSQLMVSDAANASSVAKVFVNTNTAAAFGAISALIVCKMIWGKADLTMILNGILAGLVAITADPLSPSLLMAGVIGLVAGGVVVFSIVGLDRIKIDDPVGAISVHGVAGFLGLMCVPLSNADATITGQLTGAAFIFTWVFCSSFVVWYVIKKTMGIRVTEEEEYNGMDASDCGIDAYPEFVTVKNAG
- a CDS encoding tetratricopeptide repeat protein, with product MSKLFRAVYLSAIMGTALSQLFACSSTTIEPDPSDLESLLADSLFSPVADIPSVADIFYLPPEVVTDVKRSYDKYTFSHNNAMLANEWLASYINASQTNSAKIDFRYQDNLTQIARETYAQRAGNCMSLVVMTSALADILNVGAEYQDIAIEPVWDKQGDFYLINGHVNLRLLPPENLHSVYVSSSAILVDFMPERALRGYGKTRVNKQTLISMFYNNMAAESLVNGDLDRAYALIKAGLNVGQFVPSLNTLAIIYRHKGDEKRAEQVYRYALKFESKNLTTLYNLALILGDQGRLDEWAEINKVLELARIHNPYYYYDMAQQAFDEHQYDEALAWYQRALAKADYRHEFFFGLSKTYWALGDEKRAKLNMEKALALSRDDSERHRYQNKLQVMLHH